The sequence below is a genomic window from Marmota flaviventris isolate mMarFla1 chromosome 9, mMarFla1.hap1, whole genome shotgun sequence.
agagagcccCTGTGAGGGAAGTTATTTGCCCAAAGTCTCATTCCTAGTTGGTGGATGATACAGGACTAAAACTCCAGACCTCTAGACAGGCAGGTAGGTACTTTTTCTAGAACATCACACCAGGCAGGAGAAAGCCAGGACTGAATGCCTCTAGGAGAAAGTTATCTGGCTAGTGAAAGGAGCTCTCTGAAAAGGGAAACGGCTCCTCATTACCATTTACGCAGACATAGTGCCAATCACTAACGGTTGTGGCAAAGAGGCATCAGCTGGAAGCATAATGCCCAGGCACCTAGAACCAGAAAAGACACAGCCTGGATGATGCAAGGTGAAGTAGGGAGTGAGCCAAACAATGGTGATACCAGAGAGTGAATGGAAAACTATCAAACAGGAGAAAGcttttaatgaagtccaggaaaggAAGGGTTTAAAGAAGAGCTGACACAGAAATATATACCTCTGAGGTCTAGAACCCAGGGAAACAGAGTCACTGGACAGGCTGTAGAGGCGCGAATTCCAGGGCAGTGTAATGCTTTGGATGGGGGAAAATTGGCTTCAGAGACCCAGATGACCATAGTTTTATAGCCCAAAGACATATCTATAAGCTTCCTTCTAGCCTCTAGAAACTCACATGGTCTCTTTGCTATATGAAGAATTTAGATGTAAATAAAAAGAGGGACCAGGAGTGTAGCTCAGACTCCCTGCACTAAGCCTCACAGGGACTCTAAACAAAACCTCTGTTCTTCCTCTGAGATGTCAGTGGGGTGGCTACAGACAAGGCATAAGGGATAGAGAAGCATAGAGAAATGCACTGGAAATAGACTTATCTCCCTCTTTAGAAAGCAAAGCATGGGGAAGAGAAAGGCAGGATTCTGGACAGATGGAAAGGACGGAGGAATATTTAAGAAGCCAGAACCCCTCAGCACACCAGACACCATGATACGTACCGATAGAGGCTACAAAATTCTCTTCCTTTAAACTTCTAGTGTCCACTTCCTTAGGACCCTTTCCTGTAGCACTTGGTACCCGAGGTCCCAGCTGGGGGACTCTCAGTTGTGCCATAGCCTTTGGGTCCCCCCGCCCAGCCAGACCAGGATCCTTGCCAACTGGGGTATTTACACTTTCTGTTGGACTTCTCTTCCGCTTGTCTGGTTCTGAGAAGAGATCAAATACAGAAAGAGGTCAAAAAAGGAAGCGAATGGGAATAGAGGCAGGGAAATGAGGTAGGAGAAGCCAGGATATGGGAGGATGTGGAATAGAAGAAgttcaaggaaagaaaagctaagaccttatttttctaaatacccACTACATAGAAACATGCACTAGAAAATAAAACCCCAAGACCTGATGGGAAGCAGCAAGGCACTGGGAAACTTGCCATGGGAACAATGTGCTGACTCTTTCTGACAAGTGGGGCAGTTGCAGAGGGCATGTTGCCCAGCAGGTACGATCCCTACCTTTACTATAGTAGTGGGTCTGGGCAATTTCCAGAAGGCCAAAGATGCTGGCCATGCCACCCAGACCTGCATGGGCATAAGACTGCTCCAGGCTGAGGACTGTGCacttgaggagatctaacattcCCTTGTACACTTTTCGACTGATCTCCTGCAACGACAACCCAGGTCCTAGAATTAGCAAATTCCCTTTGGCAGCCACAGCCCTCTGCTCAGTCGATTCCGACCCTCTAGCCCAAACACTGACCACATCTGGGATGATGTCCTGCCGAGCATCATCTTCTGACTGCACGGTGCGGTTCAGCTTGCTCAGGACAAAGACTCGCAGCTGCTCGCTCTCCAGCAGCCGGCGTACCTTTTTCATGTTGAGCCAGCCCACTCCCTGGCCGTCCAGCACACTGTGTACCACCTCCTTCAGGAATTGCTGGTTCTCACTATAGGGTCCACACACCACTTTTGTGGTTATCAGCTTCTCGGGAGAGCATCTCCCCTTTCACCAGACCATATATTTGCCTCCCGGGGCAAAATGCAAAGCCAAGTCTCTGAATATCATCAGCCTCCACATCCCCCAACTCTGCAGATAACCTGGTTTGCCAAGTCCCACCTCAGCAATTTCACCCTCTTCAACACTGCAAACTGTTACTGCTGCAGTGGATTGGATCAGAAGTGGAAATCAGGCAGGAAACTGATTTCATTTACCATCCTTAGAGCTTCTTTCCCAATCCTGAGCATCCTTCAAGCTTTATACAGGAATCTATCTCCAcctgagaatttttaaaacagctCTGCATTTATTACCTAGAATTGCTGGATCGGCCCTGGGGTGATGGAGGTTCTCTTTTCACTGTTGGACTGTGTTTAATGACAGATGACTTTTGGTCCACTAATGCCCTCCTGTTTCCTATAAGCAGGGAAGGCAGAATGAGAGACATTACTGTCATAGTCCAGAAACCCACAGTAGCACAACCCTGGGTCGCCATGTTCCATGCCCATTCCCCAGCAGGGCTGGGTGGGAGTGGCACCAGGGCATCACACACAGGCAGAAAGCAGCCATGGCAATGTGAAGGAGGTGGGGATGGAGACTCAGGCCACTCCACATGCACCAGCAGCATGCCCTGTGGGCAGCATGGGTGTCATGGGGGATAGGCAAGGCAGGTCACTcatgtgatgcctcttgcttcatgAGGAGGATGGCCCTCAGGCAGGCACGGAAGatgctaggaaaaaaaagatcatgcacAGCTCACGGGCAAGACCCACCTTCACCACTCCCGGGGCCGGCTTCAGTAACAATCTCCATTAGAGTATTTAGCCCAAATACTGGGACACAAAATACACAATTAGTAGGTGCACCACAATACCGCATCCCCTTGTACCCATCGATGGAGAGTAAGTCAGATCATCCAAGCATTCTCCCAGAGCTTAAATAGTGGGCACATCAGAGCTGGAAGCCAAGTGACCAGGAGACAACCAAGGCTCTATGGAAGACCATCCTTAAAGGGAAAACTCtcaaagccagggctggggtaAATGATATGGAGAGCCTGAGGTGCTGAACAGGCACATGCATGAAAGAAGGGCCACTGGTTTTCATGAAACATCTAGCACAGGGGTCCAGAGAGCCTGTGGGCATCCACAGGGGAGAGACTCATCTTGCTGATGCTATCATGGGAAGTGGGGCAGGACTGTGAGGATGGGAAACTGGTAGGAGAGATAAGTGCAGCAAATGAGACGAAGCATCAACATGCAAATGAGAGTTCCAATTGCTCTTCCCCTCAAATGTATCAAATGGAAAGCCAGCAACACTAACACCTTTCCACCTCTAACCTACCCAGCTGTGTATGGATGCATGGGAGCAGCGCTAGTGAGTTCTCAACACTACCACTCTGAAGTCATTTTTGCCCACATATGGCATTTTCCCATCATCACCAAAGACTCCTGATCTTTTTAAACCCTGGGAGTGAGAAGTCAGTTAATATAAGGAGTTGCTTCTCACGATACTTCCTATCAGGATTAAATCTTTCAGCACAATAtccagagaaaacaaaagaaaataaaattaaaatcagaagagCCTCTCAAACTGCCAGAGATCACAAGTGAACTGAAACAAGGTCTTAACGGGGTCCAGAAGCCAATTAATACTACCTGGCCCACTCACAGCCTCCAGGTTGACATGAAGCCATAGTAAAAGGCTGGACACCATAAACACTGCCAGGAGCTCCGCAGCTATCCTTCTGTGGGCCAGTTCCTTGGGATGGAGTTCATCCTAAATTCACACAGTGGGAACCTGCCCTTGACTAGGGGCAGCTGATGATCCCTATGTTAGTTGTGTATCTTTGACAAGGTTTCCTGCCAAGAGCGACAGTAATCCCACAATTGCCACTATCCTCAATAATGTAACAGGGCCTTTTCTAGCTACAGATACGGTCTCCATATGACAACCATCGAGAGCCCATGATGTGCAGTGAGAGCCATGAGAAGCAATATGAAGGGCAACAGCCAAATCCAATGATACACGGTACACAGGGCTCCTGACAAGCACCCATAGGCCTGACACACCTTCCAGAGTAACCTAGTTTGGCAAAAGAAAGTTGTAGTTACCTTTCAGACTGGGGAATGGTGTGGTCTTCTCTCGGGCACCTTTGGTGGGCAGTGTGAGGTTTGAAAGGCTGAAACTTGTACTGTGGTTCCGATACAGGCTGCCTATGAGGGTGGGGAGGGTGAGAGCAATGAGTTAGCAGGACGAACAATCAAAGCATCTCCTCCAGTGACTGCAGCACCGTCTTCGTCTCTCCTTTCAGGCAGCATCCCAGTGTGCTAGATCAGACAACCTACACTATCTAGAAGGCACCAAGTCTAACTTAGGGCACACAAAGGAGCCATTGCCAGGAATGCTCAAAACCCAGTACAACCTTCTCTGGCTACCTCCCACAATATCCGTGTTTCTCATCTACTTCTATCAGCATGAAAACTGGTAGTTAATATGCTTCTGGTCTGAAGTGGGTGCAGCTCCTCCCTGGCATCTGAAAAAACTCACAAAATCACAACTATCTCTCTGTTGACTCTCTGAAGTCCTTAGTTTAGAGGTCTATCTCTAATCTTTAAATGATACCACCCCTCATTGCTAGAAATTCTCTAAgtacaaaaatcaaaaatcaatccCGGAGCTGGGGAAAtgcctcagttggtagagtgcttgtctcacatgcataaggccctgggtttaatcccagcaccaccaaaaaaaaaaaaaaaaaaatcaatcctgtATAGATTTCAAAGCATGTTCACAAAAGGCCCTCACCAGGCAAAGAAGGTATCAAATATATATCTGAAGCAATATTGACCAGAATATTCCCATAAGTATACAAGTAAGTATgtgattatgaattttttttttctggtatctgggattgaactcggggcactcaactactgagccacatccccagtcctattttgtattttatttagagacagggtctccactgagttgcttatccccttgccattgctgaggctggcttgaactcgcaatcatcctgtctcagcctccagagctgctcgCATTATAGGTGTGCCCTACCTCGCCCAGCTGATTTTGAATTTAGTGCTTAATTTATGGTTGACCACTCATCTGTCTTGCctgaaataaaactaaacttCCAGGTATAACAAAATAAtgactagtcttttttttttcctcccaggtattggagattgaacttggggccttgcacatgctaggcaagggttctaccactgagctactctctttattttttttaattttatttattttttaaagataatttttaatatttttaaggtggacacaatacctttattttattttattttattaatgtggtgctgaggatcgaacccagtgcctcatgcatgctaggtgacagctctacctctgagccacaaccccagccctattgtctttattttgaagaagtgacttgctaagttgcccaggctggactagATAGAACCTACcggcttcccaagtagctgggattacaagtttgtACTACTGCACCCACATTTTTACTATGTCATCTAAAAGTACTTTATTTAGTATTACCCAAATAATCTGCATTAGAGCCTGGTAATGCCAACCCAGCCCACATCTCAAGTTCTAAGACACATCTGCCATAGTTAGACCCTACcatagagaaaaaaggaagagagcaaTGAGAGAGCTTAAGGCACTTACTGGCAAAAGACATGATGCCCCCGAAGCCCTCGGTGCTGTTGTTGGAGATGGTGGAGTTGGGGGAGCTTGCTCGGGAGTCTGACTCTGCTTCGGAGTCACTTGCCAGTTTCAAGCTGTTGGGCCGCAGCAGCTTTTGAGCCCTTGAATGCACAGCGGCACCTATGAGCCCCAGGCAGCGGTACCTAATCTTGGGAGTGTGGTCCTTACACTACACTGCAGTCACTGCTTCCTTCCCACAGCTAAGCCCCTAGATCAAAGAACCACCCTTTAGGGATGGCAGAACCATGAGAGCATTTAGACTCTCAGACTCTCTGATTAACCCTTGCCCAGGGTCCACTGGAGTGAGGTCCTTCAGTCACCCATCTAGAAGGAATCCCCAGGCTCTCACCGATTGCCATTGACATGTTGGCTGAATCGGGGAGTGTAACTTTCCCCCTGCTCATCATCATCTTCCTCAGGGGGAAAGCCATACTGGGGCTCGAAGTATGGATTGTCATAGGTTCGCCGGCGCACTGACCCCTCTCCAATCTCTGTCTGGCGTCTGTCCGTATTCGATTTGCCAATGCTGGGAGGCACGGTAGGGAGGGGCTTGGAGACATCTACTGCTGCCTTATCATCCATCTCTGTAGACTCAGCAGGTTCCTAAGGgccatattaaatttaaaaatatggtcaCATGGTGCCTAATGATGCCTTCCCTTATTCTTAGTCTGGCAGGGCCAGGCCAGATCTATCCCATTCCCAGCCTATAAAATGtgtgggaaaaaaatctctgtggCACCCCGTTCTCTGTCCCCATAAACTGTACCACGAGCATCTTTGCTGCACCCTGAACAAAGCCCAGTGACCTCCCTCTGGGGTCAAAACTATATCTCAGAGGCTCTAACGTCATAGGGCCTCTGAAGGGTAGTGTGAAGAAAGGCAAATTCACAGCTATAGCATGACCTTTCTAACAGAGACAAGGCCCACACTCCCACCCACGGTTCTCATCCACCCACCCCTCCTCGTGCTCACGTACAGAGCTGGCTCCATGGACGACGGTGCTAGGGCTGCTACAGGCAGTGGTGCTGGAGCTGGAGCGTTCTGGGGGGTTTTCCTGAGAGTTCTCACTGTCTGGGCCAGGCTCCTCTGATTCCTTTTGGTTCTGCAGGTCATCAATCTCCACCTCACTGGCATCCCCAAGTGCTGCATGCGTCAGAGGGTCCACATCTGCCAGAACCCAAGAGAGACAGGTATAGATCATCTCATCCCCAAGCCTAACCCCTGTTTAGAGCAGGCCAATCTCACCAAAGCACACTTACTGGGAGTATCACCATTGATGTCACATTTCATCATTTCACTGACAAAGTCACCCAGGGAGGAGTAAGAAGAGCTTGAGTCATCATAATCCATACTATCGCTGCCACTGCAGAGTGaagggcattaaaaaaaaagaaaaagaaacaaacaaacaaaaccagaaaaagagaggggaaaaaaaatctgcaatcaaaacttggaaaaacaaaaatggagcACACTTTAACTCAAGTTCaggaataagataaaataaagaagccaagaaaaacaatcaaccaaaataaaataccagGCTTCGAAGACTTGACTCCTAACTCCTAAGAGGTTTTGCCTCCCACTATGTGCTGTGGAGAAGGGCTAATAAGAGGGACTGCTCACCTGTCATCAGtggggtcagagtcagagtcacgCTCTGGTGGTACAGTCAGTGCCTCAGCCAGCTGGGAGTTGCTATCATAGACTCGATAGTGGATGGGCTGCAGCTGGTGGGCATACCACTTTGGCTTGTCACCAATCAGGGCTGGATCAAACATATCTAcccaaggaagaaaaagaatagttGGGAGCAAGGGGTGAAAGGCaagtaaacacacaaaaaaggaaaaagtctaaaacaaaacaagaatggagggctggggttgtggctcagcggtagagcgctcgcctagcatgtatggggccctgggtttgatccttagcaccacataaaaataaataaataaaataaaggtattgtgtcggactacaactaaaaaataaatattaaaaaaaaaagccaagaatgGAGCCAAGCacggtggtgtatgcctgtaatcccagcagctcaggaggctaagacaggaggatcatgagttcaaagccagcctcaggaaaatcgaggtgctaagcaactcaatgagaccctgtctctaaataaaatacaaaatagggatggggatgtggctcagtggtccagttcccctgagttcaatccctgggacctcccacctaaaaaaaaaaaaaaaacaggaatggaaGGGACAGGTAAAGATTAGTAAAGAACAAGCTAAAGGAAGGGCCATCAGGAGCTCAAAGATAGAAGGTGGAGCAGAACAGAGGGCAGGTGAACTCACTGTTGTGAATTCGCTGAAAGGCGTAATTGGTGGGGTTTAGGATCCATTCTCCAAAGTACTCCACAGCCTGAGTCCTGGCCAGTTTCTCAGCAAAGGGAGTCTGCCTGGGACGTGAGGCTAAAAAGGAACCGGCTTGGAAAGCTACCACAGGCCGAGGAAATAGTCTCAGGGTGCGGGTGTGCATCTGAAAGCCCTGCAGCATGTTGGCAGAGTTGAAGAACCGTACCATGGCCACTCTGGGGAAGAAGATGACGCTGAGATAAGCTGAGAACCAACCATACCCTGTAAAGTGAGGACTCCACAATTCACAGTGTTAACCACCTCCCAAAGCCATTCTTCAACAGATTTCCAACATCCAAGGGAGAGAtatctttcatctattttttgttttttgttttgttttgttccactTTGCCTTACAGGGATTGAACAAGGGgcctaccattaagccacatccccagccctttttttctattttttattttgagacagggtcttgttaaattgcccagcctggccttaaattcatgatcctccaacctcagcctcccaagccactggaattataggtgtacatCATCAAGCCTAGCTTGGAAGAGATTTAGAGAATCATTggtcttcttctttctctctctctctctctctctctctctctctctctctttggtaccagggatggaacccagggggtgcttaaccactgaggtacatccccagccccttatttatttgtctgtctattttgagatagggtcttgctaagttgctgaagctggctctgaacttgcaatcctcctgcctcagcctccggagttactatattataggcatgtgccatcatgccctgTGGTCTTTTTCTTTATCCTAAAAAGGTGATAAACTATTCTCTTTGCTTTTGCTAAGGtggaaaatataacaaaatatcaaacaCATTTTATACATAAAGAAACTCTGGCTATGGGAAGTAGCTAGCCCCAAACCCAAGGGAGCAAAGAAACCAATTTAAGAACTCAGGATTTCTTTAGTTTGCTTGGTCTTACCTGGTTGCAACATCCACTGAATCCACATCATTGCCATAGATGAGCGGGTTGAATTCAGTGGAAGGTGTGGACTGCAGGTCATTAGAAGGCCTTCCCAAGAGAAGTGGGATCTCCTGGCCTTCATGAAATTTTTCCAGATTGAGGATGGGCTGGGTATTGAGACTCATGCTGGCTAGGGCCTGAGGAACAACAAAAAACTCCTCATATAAGGTATCTGGGCAGTTAGCCAATCTTAACTCTAGGAAAGAACATTCTTAAAGTCTTCTACATCACACTTTCTGACCAAAAAGTTCTCAACAGAGAACTGTGCTCTGCAAATCACAGCCAATTCATTTCATAGCCTTCATCTTTGAAAAAAGATTCCAAATATTTTAGCCTTTATAATACTGCCTGAATTATTAAGCCTGAATATTGCTCTCAATCAACCTAGCTCAAGACAACTTGATCAAATCTGAcaatagttttctatttttattttttaatgaacagtttttcaaattgaaatctatatggaaacataactgaaatttaaaaacagtttctCTGGAGGAACCAGAGCTTCATGTATTCAGTGTACCCAGTTGAAATCAGCCCCTAGGAGGCTCCATGGGGCAATTTGAAAACCACTGGTCTAGAtcaataatgctttttaaaagttagtGAGCACAGGAATCACCTAGGAtgttgttaaaaatgcagattctaattttgtatgtttgggaTGGTTCtgaggtttggttttgttttcagtactagggattgaacctaggtgtgctttatcactgaactacatcccagccctttttattttttgtttcgaaacaggattttgctaaattgcccaggctggcctccaacttgtgattcttctgcttcagcttcccaagtaactgggTTTACAGGCGATGCTAATGGTCCATGGACCACACTTTTGAGAAGCAGTGGTcagaatacaaaaatcaatgaGCTCAAGGATCTTAGTTCCTATAAACATTTAAAGTAATAAACTGACATAATTTCTTATATCAACTTCTCCATCTCATCAGTCATACTTAAGCAATTATCAATAATGAAAACACAGTAAATGAAGACAGCTAGAAGtttctgaacttgcaatcctaccagACTCTGCAGCAAGGTATCATATTACATGAGCAGTGATGAAGCAAGGGAGAGTGACAAGGATACAAAATGACCCATTTAAACTCAAACATATACCATCTAGAGAAACTACTGAGTACTTCAGAcaacacaggaaaaaaagatttctaaagACCTTTCAAAAGAGAGTgggattaataaaaataaacacagtgcTAGCTACTGCTTGTCCTATATAACACATACAGCAGGGGAAGGGAATGTAGCCTTATTGTGTTTTACCTCCAGGTACTGTTTGGCAtgcagaaggaggagaagaaaatgaaCCAATGAAAAACAGATGTAAGGGATTACTCAAAAAAGGATTTTTTGGAGGGGGAaggggtgctggagattgaatccaggggtgatttaccactcagctacatcccagaacattttttaattttttcctattttgagacagggactcactaagttgctaagactggccttgacttatagtccttctgccttagcctcctgagttgctagaattacaggtatgcatcaccacacTCCCCTCCAAAAAAGGAATTTTTGAGGAAAGGATTCTATAGGGACTATAGGATCAATTCAAGGAGACAGTATAAAAGGAGCCCAACGGTCCAAGCCTGATGGTCCAAACTGCAAACTCCCATCTTAGAAAATTGAGAGAATGCTCCAAGGCCATAAAGAATGGCAGACACGacaagaaatagaaagtaaaaatcattttatacagCATCATACAGTGACAAGGCATACAACAAATTAGAAGGAATCCTTTTGAGATTCACCCCTGCCACGCAAAATTGGATATACCTCTTCTTGAACCcaacagaggcaaagaaaatcTACTTTGTAAAGTAGTGAAAATCTGCTTTGTAAAGTCTAAAATGAAACAGGGTCTTAGAATAGCTGCCTTCCTACAGCAACCCCAGGGCATCTATTACTCCCTTTCCTTTCATTCACTCTTCACCTACCtgctttaaatgttttttcaGCTCTAATGATTCTGGCTCTGGCAGGATGGGGAGCAATTCTGCATTGGTTGGGGCGATCACCTGTACCagagaaaagataaaagcaaGACCTTAGAATAACTAATCAGAAGTTTCACTTCCATAAGGGTAAAGAAGATAATAGGAAGATTTTATGTGTATAATATTATCacatgttacacacacacacacacacacatctgaaaaaaatatatacctaaaTGTTATTGGTGACTAGATAATAAGGTtacagttcttatttttttctcttcatgtatttttgttttccaatgaACACTTATAaagtttttctaaagttttaatgTACTCATGCTGCAAGatgtaaatataatgtttttttaagtCTGCCCTGAAAgggccatttctttttttttttaataatatttattttctagttttcagcagacacaacatctttgtttgtatgtggtgctgaggagcgaacccgggccgcacgcatgccaggcgagcgtgctaccgcttgagccacatccccagcccagggccattTCTTACTGGAAACCATATCCCAGGAAAAGCATCAGGAGATCTACACCATATAATGATACCATAAAAGTAACTGTCCTGGGCCAGGGCtctatctcagtggcagagcgcttgccgagcacgtgtgaggcactgggttcaatctccagcaccacataaagataaacaaataaaataaaggcatgctgtccatctacaactacaaaaaaaaaaaagcaactgtcCTACTGCTCTTAAAGAATGCTGGAAGAGCACTTAATTCTGGCAAAACTAAatcctttaaacctaaccatggGCCTATCCTGACAATAAATAAAAGCAGCATGAGTAAAAGTTGTTTTAACGAGTATCACAACAGAAACATCTAGAAAAACGGGTATCACAGGATTGGGTCTAGAACATAATCTTACTCTACGATGCCTTAGCCAGAACCTTACCCTATTGCTGTCCAGATCCACTAGCCATACATCATCAGGCATTTTGAAGTCTAGTTTGTAGAGGAAGAAGCTGGCAGGGACCCCAATGATGTAGGGGGTTGGGGCCAACAGCAGCTGTAGAAAGGATAAGAAGATAAGAAACAAAGTTCAAAACCTATTATAAGCACTTATCAAGTCAGGATTTTTCTAGATAAGGAAATATAGACTCAAAATCCTATTTTCAAAACCCTTAAGctggtctggggttgtgactcagtggtagagcgcttgcttagcatgtgtgaggcactgggttcaattctcagcactgcatataaataaatgaataaaataaaggttcaccaacatctaaaaaattaaaaataaaaaacccctTAAGctagttgtattttaaaattcagaatttttcagattttagaaaggCAAGACAACatattttctgtatattatgTAATATCTACAGCAGTGTAGCAAGTAGTCTACAATCATCAACTGTGATtatggaattttttcttttttgcagtacttggGATCAAAtacaaggccttgtgcatgctagacaagtgctctaccactgagctacacccccagcctttaactctgattttaaagaaaagaaataaagaaattataaatagcaTAGATTTTGTCACTAAGTCAGTTTAAATCCATCAGTCATAGACAAATAATTTATAAGGGATTGAGGACAAGTATTGACTGACAGCTTCTCTGGGCATTGAGCCTGATCCCTTATAAAGATACAGGTTACAAAGCTAGAAGACACCTTCAGACTCACCTGCTCTGCCGATGCCATGCAGGTGGGAAGCAGTGGGATGACAGGAAACATATACTCTAGGGGGTAGATCATTGCCACAAATGCCATCACAGACATGGAGAGTGCATTGTAGTCTCGGGACTGTAGCACCACCTGCCACAGCCACACCAGAAGAGTCACTCAACAGCATAAAATCAGGTTGACAAGAAAACAGCTTTCAACACTACAATTTAATTCTCTCACCATGTCTATAGCTGCAGCTTAGCTTCCACAATCATCTCTGTCCCATGTGCTACCATGTCTGCCACCTCCCTAACTAAGCACTGAAGAAATCTTCACTTGAATCATTACCTTCCTAGTTCTTTTGCTCCCTCCCTATCCCAAAAGTGGAACAGGACTACTGATATCTCCTGAGAATTAAGTCAGTGTAATTAAGGATAATTCAACTGAGTGACAAGCCTCTAAAAACACCCTACATGATACCAGTACCTTAATTCAACCCATATCTAATGAATACCTGCCATACATCTGGCATTGTTATTCCTGGacatgaaaagatgaaaatg
It includes:
- the Madd gene encoding MAP kinase-activating death domain protein isoform X37 → MVQKKKFCPRLLDYLVIVGARHPSSDSVAQTPELLRRYPLEDHPEFPLPPDVVFFCQPEGCLSVRQRRMSLRDDTSFVFTLTDKDTGVTRYGICVNFYRSFQKRMPKEKGEGGAGSRGKEGTGATCASEEVGTESSESGSSLQPPSADSTPDVNQSPRGKRRVKAGSRSRNSTLTSLCVLSHYPFFSTFRECLYTLKRLVDCCSERLLGKKLGIPRGVQRDTMWRIFTGSLLVEEKSSALLHDLREIEAWIYRLLRSPVPVSGQKRVDIEVLPQELQPALTFALPDPSRFTLVDFPLHLPLELLGVDACLQVLTCILLEHKVVLQSRDYNALSMSVMAFVAMIYPLEYMFPVIPLLPTCMASAEQLLLAPTPYIIGVPASFFLYKLDFKMPDDVWLVDLDSNRVIAPTNAELLPILPEPESLELKKHLKQALASMSLNTQPILNLEKFHEGQEIPLLLGRPSNDLQSTPSTEFNPLIYGNDVDSVDVATRVAMVRFFNSANMLQGFQMHTRTLRLFPRPVVAFQAGSFLASRPRQTPFAEKLARTQAVEYFGEWILNPTNYAFQRIHNNMFDPALIGDKPKWYAHQLQPIHYRVYDSNSQLAEALTVPPERDSDSDPTDDSGSDSMDYDDSSSSYSSLGDFVSEMMKCDINGDTPNVDPLTHAALGDASEVEIDDLQNQKESEEPGPDSENSQENPPERSSSSTTACSSPSTVVHGASSEPAESTEMDDKAAVDVSKPLPTVPPSIGKSNTDRRQTEIGEGLKLASDSEAESDSRASSPNSTISNNSTEGFGGIMSFASSLYRNHSTSFSLSNLTLPTKGAREKTTPFPSLKVFGLNTLMEIVTEAGPGSGEGNRRALVDQKSSVIKHSPTVKREPPSPQGRSSNSSENQQFLKEVVHSVLDGQGVGWLNMKKVRRLLESEQLRVFVLSKLNRTVQSEDDARQDIIPDVEISRKVYKGMLDLLKCTVLSLEQSYAHAGLGGMASIFGLLEIAQTHYYSKEPDKRKRSPTESVNTPVGKDPGLAGRGDPKAMAQLRVPQLGPRVPSATGKGPKEVDTRSLKEENFVASIGPDVIKPTFDLGETEEKKSQISADSGVSLTSASQRTDQDSVIGVSPPVMIRSSSQDSEVSNSSGETLGADSDLSSNAGDGPGGEGSAHLASSRGTLSDSEIETNSATSAIFGKAHSLKPKEKLAGSPVRSSEDVSQRVYLYEGLLGKERSTLWDQMQFWEDAFLDAVMLEREGMGMDQGPQEMIDRYLSLGEHDRKRLEDDEDRLLATLLHNLISYMLLMKVNKNDIRKKVRRLMGKSHIGLGYSQQINEVLDQLANLNGRDLSIRSSGSRHMKKQTFVVHAGTDTNGDIFFMEVCDDCVVLRSNIGTVYERWWYEKLINMTYCPKTKVLCLWRRNGSETQLNKFYTKKCRELYYCVKDSMERAAARQQSIKPGPELGGEFPVQDMKTGEGGLLQVTLEGINLKFMHNQFLKLKKW